The Hydra vulgaris chromosome 11, alternate assembly HydraT2T_AEP genome contains a region encoding:
- the LOC105844219 gene encoding uncharacterized protein LOC105844219 isoform X2 produces MHPTLDNGLDSTKDLDHVDFVTECIIASQKESVSPNLSFTLHKSLELATSNETSQPHGVTFGSLAGLEIKNTKRTGIKRRVNHAEKITGSPYKSQLEESLTLKYKNRQPRKKCIKKDISTHQKARLNNLDAKGVINKQLCAKCQYSYGDPVDPYLKDNWDKCHKCSRWWHETCAAICGVYAKKVFTCDDCMKH; encoded by the exons ATGCATCCTACTCTCGACAATGGGTTAGACTCTACTAAAGATTTAGATCATGTTGATTTTGTCACAGAATGTATTATTGCTTCTCAAAAag aatctgTTTCACCAAACTTATCATTTACACTTCATAAGTCATTAGAATTAGCCACCTCTAATGAAACCTCACAACCTCATGGTGTTACATTTGGATCACTAGCTGgacttgaaattaaaaatacaaaacgaaCAGGTATAAAAAGGAGGGTAAATCATGCTGAAAAAATTACTGGATCACCATATAAATCTCAGCTAGAGGAATCTTTAACTTTGAAATATAAGAACAGGCAGCCACGTAAAAAGTgcattaaaaaagatatatctaCACATCAAAAGGCACGTTTGAATAACCTTGATGCAAAAGGTGTgattaataaacaactttgtGCAAAATGTCAATACAGTTATGGTGATCCTGTCGATCCGTATTTAAAGGATAATTGGGATAAATGCCATAAATGCTCTAGATGGTGGCATGAAACATGTGCCGCTATATGTGGTGTTTatgctaaaaaagtatttacttgTGATGACTGTATGAAACActga
- the LOC100211688 gene encoding contactin-associated protein like 5-3 isoform X2 — MLSSFIIFISFFIVSSVAEIDVDTNSFFIFRQPPFETQKNHIKFRFKTIDASGLIMLAQGATKENFLSIELFRGKIRVAGNYGDGPENTLRPISGFYEMFLGKDLADNQWHTVEFIRNIRENIIFIDRGQGKMEKSIFMKSPPTYNLLSVSAVAFGGYYTFQDMSTEKSHAKKGLKACFSEATFSQYWPEVDSKKINFLDTNPSIETKGVINRICQDPPYSPIFFPSAATHIGFIENYTINSLKVELKFRTVVNEQTLVNYTTSSNGHVIELKIDRKGRVAIAVEFSSAKQIIVTAKEDYHDGQWHQASFEIDNKEAADKSYILKLSVDGKTRLSSLSQSFYFNGYLNVGFGFTGCMRDVKINDDDIKKVRRDLNDPKMFFTYDDTGVVYDSCSLKDYCNPNPCQHGSKCNQTSDNVVCDCHNTLYEGSTCNRPRFNYTCAGVRKSGERRSDVYYIDFDGMGPMEPVPALCDLGKTVETTVTQINNTNYNDKDVTTFSGINNFDIDYAANIIQMRELILNSAYCEQYVKYTCKGTPLFRSPEGPPAASWMGGDDILHYYWGGAKGNRGYCGCGMDGSCYNVGKYCNCDSLDAYKDLFDEGNLTVKSHLPVRQVKFEQVLKDPSIHALLRVGHLRCAGFGSREIVATFRKPYSFLSVDHPDQPYDNIFSGGISFEFKTSVAYNYMTLVHAHGPFSGDYMKVMIWSRTMVRVNMNFGFGDIQQDVDIEKIGRYIDDNEWHEFDLVFNLKELNITLDGVLMIQGLPLQEDPVQFNVDDKAVYVGGSYHDEYGFVGCIRSLYVNGRIHDIRSIAQGQEDYGVYPGCGSACMLLNQPCNYGQCIDHYDSFKCNCSVSPYGGDFCQNESYPKSFTSGQYISYDLKKANITEPIATAIFVVGFKTLEENSALATLEGYNDRHFTLALTNGYLTLFYSLKKKLRNSMNVLTDFETEILQISSRKLNNGEHNLARVIISTDEILLTVPNYDLAVGANMTERFKDEMNKNLGTETDTFGMAATFSVGRIINNGINTRSFTLASFYTGCMSGAKLVLTPLPNITHRFPKSVEIDLFKLIQVKANDPDANPYGTFPSETANCGPSLSIPGDLPTVGPARQYNTDSPGLDKSIDLMPVSIWSRVVIVAVSFIFALIVIGVLFYVCSYTLRINSMYNKVKNEKSSTTPEKFSRFPINQENTLVKSNFESDFL; from the exons agTTGCAGGAAACTATGGTGATGGACCAGAAAATACTTTACGTCCAATTTCTGGTTTCTATGAAATGTTTCTTGGAAAAGATTTAGCGGACAATCAATGGCACACAGTTGAATTCATTAGGAATATTagagaaaatataatatttattgatcGTGGACAAGGAAAGATGGAGAAATCTATATTTATGAAATCTCCTCCAACTTACAATCTGTTATCTGTTTCAGCTGTTGCATTTGGAGGGTACTACACCTTCCAGGATATGAGTACCGAAAAGTCTCATGCTAAAAAAGGGCTAAAGGCATGTTTCAGTGAAGCAACATTCAGTCAATATTGGCCAGAAGTtgacagcaaaaaaattaattttttggatACTAATCCTAGTATTGAAACTAAAGGGGTAATAAATAGAATTTGTCAGGATCCACCCTACTctccaattttttttccatctgCTGCTACTCATATAGGGTTTATTGAAAACTACACTATTAATTCTCTGAAAGTTGAATTGAAATTTAGAACAGTTGTTAATGAACAAACTTTAGTAAACTATACGACGAGCAGTAATGGACACGTAATTGAACTAAAAATTGACAGAAAAGGTCGCGTTGCAATAGCTGTTGAGTTTAGTTCAGCTAAACAAATAATTGTAACTGCAAAAGAAGATTATCACGATGGACAGTGGCATCAAGCTTCTTTTGAAATAGATAATAAAGAAGCGGCAGATAAAtcgtatattttaaaattatctgttGATGGAAAAACAAGACTTTCTTCTTTAAgtcaatcattttattttaatggttaCTTAAATGTTGGGTTTGGATTTACAGGATGCATGAGAGATGTTAAAATAAATGACGATGATATAAAAAAGGTTCGCCGAGATTTGAATGATccgaaaatgttttttacatatGATGATACTGGAGTGGTATATGATTCTTGTAGCTTAAAAGACTATTGCAATCCAAATCCTTGTCAACATGGTTCAAAATGCAATCAGACTTCAGATAATGTAGTTTGTGATTGTCATAATACACTTTATGAAGGTTCAACTTGTAACAGGc ctCGTTTTAATTATACCTGTGCTGGTGTGAGGAAATCTGGAGAGAGAAGAAGTGatgtttattatattgattttgaTGGAATGGGTCCAATGGAACCTGTGCCTGCTTTGTGTGACCTTGGTAAAACAGTTGAAACAACTGttacacaaataaataatacaaattataatgataaagaTGTGACAACTTTTTCTGGAATCAACAATTTTGATATTGATTATGCAGCTAATATCATTCAGATGAGAGAACTGATTTTAAACAGTGCTTATTGTGAACAATATGTTAAGTACACTTGTAAGGGCACACCTTTATTTAGATCACCAGAAGGACCACCTGCT GCTAGTTGGATGGGAGGTGATGATATTCTTCATTATTATTGGGGAGGTGCCAAGGGTAATCGTGGTTATTGTGGTTGTGGCATGGATGGAAGCTGTTATAATGTTGGCAAATATTGCAATTGTGATTCTTTAGACGcctataaagatttatttgatgAAGGAAATTTAACTGTTAAAAGTCATCTACCTGTTCGTCAAGTAAAGTTTGAACAAGTTTTAAAGGATCCTTCTATTCATGCACTACTCCGTGTGGGACATCTAAGATGTGCTGGGTTTGGTTCTAGAGAAATAGTTGCAACATTCCGCAAGCCATACTCTTTTTTGTCAGTTGATCATCCTGATCAACcatatgataatattttttctgggggaatttcttttgaatttaaaacttcTGTGGCTTATAATTACATGACATTGGTACATGCTCATGGACCTTTTTCTGGAGATTACATGAAAGTCATGATCTGGTCTCGAACAATGGTACGTGTTAACATGAATTTTGGTTTTGGTGATATTCAACAAGAtgtagatattgaaaaaataggGAGGTATATTGATGACAATGAATGGCATGAGTTTGATTTGGTGTTCAACTTAAAAGAGTTAAATATAACATTGGATGGTGTTTTAATGATCCAAGGTTTACCATTGCAAGAAGATCCTGTGCAATTTAATGTTGATGACAAAGCTGTATATGTTGGTGGAAGCTATCATGATGAATATGGTTTTGTTGGGTGCATTCGAagtttg tatgtcAATGGAAGAATCCACGATATTCGCAGCATTGCTCAGGGTCAAGAAGATTATGGTGTTTATCCTGGTTGTGGATCAGCATGTATGCTACTAAACCAACCTTGTAACTATGGTCAGTGCATTGATCATTATGATTCTTTTAAATGCAACTGCTCAGTCTCGCCATATGGAGGAGATTTTTGccaaaatg aatctTACCCAAAGAGTTTTACAAGTGGTCAATATATTTCCTATGACCTTAAAAAAGCTAATATAACAGAGCCGATTGCTACAGCAATTTTTGTAGTTGGTTTTAAAACTCTTGAAGAAAATTCAGCTTTAGCTACTCTTGAAGGATATAATGATCGTCACTTCACACTTGCACTAACTAATGGTTACTTGACTTTGTTTTactcattaaagaaaaaattgcgaAACAGTATGAATGTATTGACAGATTTTGAAACAGAAATACTTCAAATTTCATCAAGAAAACTCAATAATGGCGAGCACAACTTGGCCCGCGTTATTATTTCAACGGACGAAATATTATTAACTGTCCCTAATTATGATTTAGCTGTTGGTGCTAATATGACTGAGCGATTCAAAGACGAAATGAATAAAAATCTTGGCACAGAAACTGATACATTTGGTATGGCAGCCACATTTTCAGTCGGACGAATTATAAATAATGGTATAAATACACGCAGTTTTACTTTAGCTAGTTTCTATACTGGCTGCATGAGTGGTGCAAAACTAGTTCTCACACCTCTTCCTAATATTACTCATCGTTTTCCAAAATCAGTTGAAATAGACTTATTCAAGCTTATACAAGTTAAAGCAAATGATCCAGATGCAAATCCTTATGGCACTTTTCCAAGTGAAACTGCTAACTGCGGTCCCTCGCTTTCTATCCCGG gTGACCTTCCAACTGTTGGTCCTGCTCGACAGTATAATACAGATTCGCCTGGACTCGATAAATCTATCGATTTAATGCCTGTCAGTATTTGGAGTCGAGTTGTTATTGTAGCAGTTTCGTTTATCTTTGCTTTAATAGTTATTGGAGTATTATTTTACGTCTGCTCATATACCCTCCGTATAAATTCGATgtacaataaagtaaaaaatgaaaaaagttcaaCAACTCCAGAGAAATTCAGTAGGTTCCCTATTAACCAAGAAAACACAttagtaaaatcaaattttgaaagtgattttttatag